In Procambarus clarkii isolate CNS0578487 chromosome 25, FALCON_Pclarkii_2.0, whole genome shotgun sequence, the following proteins share a genomic window:
- the LOC138368438 gene encoding involucrin-like, which yields MGKRRRFDLSWTIIKSCDKGKRSATWWEPEVRDGLLRGGEVRDGLLRGGEVRDGLLRGGEVRDGLLRGGEVRDGLLRGGEVRDVLLRGGEVRDGLLRGGEVRDGLLRGGEVRDGLLRGGEVRDGLLRGGEVRDGLLRGGEVRDGLLRGGEVRDGLLRGGEVRDGLLRGGEVRDGLLRGGEVRDGLLRGGEVRDGLLRGGEVRDGLLRGGEVRDGLLRGGEVRDGLLRGGEVRDGLLRGGEVRDGLLRGGEVRDGLLRGGEVRDGLLRGGEVRDGLLRGGEVRDGLLRGGEVRDGLLRGGEVRDGLLRGGEGRAWCVGGEATHIKATMASQGSLG from the exons atggggaaacgacgacgttttgatctgtcatggaccattatcaagtcgtgtgataaAGGAAAG AGGTCTGCTACCTGGTGGGAGCCGGAGGTGCGTGATGGCCTACTACGTGGTGGGGAGGTGCGTGATGGCCTGCTACGTGGTGGGGAGGTGCGTGATGGCCTACTACGTGGTGGGGAGGTGCGTGATGGCCTGCTACGTGGTGGGGAGGTGCGTGATGGCCTGCTACGTGGCGGGGAGGTGCGTGATGTCCTACTACGTGGCGGGGAGGTGCGTGATGGCCTACTACGTGGTGGGGAGGTGCGTGATGGCCTGCTACGTGGTGGGGAGGTGCGTGATGGCCTACTACGTGGTGGGGAGGTGCGTGATGGCCTACTACGTGGTGGGGAGGTGCGTGATGGCCTACTACGTGGTGGGGAGGTGCGTGATGGCCTACTACGTGGTGGGGAGGTGCGTGATGGCCTACTACGTGGTGGGGAGGTGCGTGATGGCCTACTACGTGGTGGGGAGGTGCGTGATGGCCTGCTACGTGGTGGGGAGGTGCGTGATGGCCTACTACGTGGTGGGGAGGTGCGTGATGGCCTGCTACGTGGTGGGGAGGTGCGTGATGGCCTGCTACGTGGCGGGGAGGTGCGTGATGGCCTACTACGTGGCGGGGAGGTGCGTGATGGCCTGCTACGTGGTGGGGAGGTGCGTGATGGCCTGCTACGTGGTGGGGAGGTGCGTGATGGCCTGCTACGTGGCGGGGAGGTGCGTGATGGCCTACTACGTGGTGGGGAGGTGCGTGATGGCCTGCTACGTGGTGGGGAGGTGCGTGATGGCCTGCTACGTGGTGGGGAGGTGCGTGATGGCCTGCTACGTGGCGGGGAGGTGCGTGATGGCCTGCTACGTGGCGGGGAGGTGCGTGATGGCCTGCTACGTGGCGGGGAGGGGCGTGCATGGTGTGTTGGTGGCGAGGCTACTCACATCAAGGCCACCATGGCTTCTCAAGGCTCGCTCGGTTAA